The proteins below are encoded in one region of Pseudonocardia sp. DSM 110487:
- a CDS encoding helix-turn-helix transcriptional regulator, which yields MIGERDVAAIARLFGDPARARILMALADGRALAASVLADEAGVSPSATSAHLAQLREANLVVVEQSGRHRYHRLARPEVAEALEALATLAPTQPIRSLRQHTRAAALRNARTCYDHLAGRAGVEVTAALVERGALETTDGVPDTRRREGDALSAPLPDHPYRLGQEAEPVLDALGVDLDQLRAQPSRRPLLRFCLDWSEQRHHLGGRLGAALLNALLEREWVRPTHRRRVLDLTDPGARALHDKLGL from the coding sequence GTGATCGGTGAGCGGGACGTCGCGGCGATCGCGCGGCTCTTCGGCGATCCCGCACGGGCGCGCATCCTCATGGCACTCGCCGACGGGCGGGCGCTCGCCGCGTCCGTGCTCGCGGACGAGGCGGGTGTGTCGCCCTCGGCGACCAGCGCCCACCTCGCCCAGCTGCGCGAGGCGAACCTCGTGGTCGTCGAGCAGTCGGGCCGGCACCGCTACCACCGGCTCGCCCGCCCGGAGGTCGCCGAGGCGCTCGAAGCGCTCGCCACCCTCGCCCCCACGCAGCCGATCCGGTCACTGCGCCAGCACACCCGCGCCGCCGCGCTGCGCAACGCCCGCACCTGCTACGACCACCTCGCCGGGCGAGCCGGCGTCGAGGTCACCGCTGCGCTCGTCGAACGCGGTGCCCTCGAGACCACCGACGGCGTGCCCGACACCCGACGCCGCGAGGGCGACGCCCTCTCCGCGCCACTGCCGGACCACCCCTACCGGCTCGGGCAAGAGGCGGAGCCGGTGCTCGACGCCCTGGGCGTCGACCTCGACCAGCTCCGCGCCCAGCCCTCCCGGCGTCCGCTGCTGCGCTTCTGCCTCGACTGGAGCGAGCAGCGCCACCACCTCGGCGGACGCCTCGGGGCGGCGCTGCTCAACGCGCTTCTCGAGCGCGAGTGGGTCAGGCCGACCCACAGGCGCCGCGTCTTGGACCTCACCGACCCCGGCGCCCGCGCTTTACACGACAAGTTGGGGTTGTGA
- a CDS encoding fumarylacetoacetate hydrolase family protein, with protein sequence MKLALFDDNRLGVVTADETIVDVTDALPGPHDPDPLTAGWWRGLCRDFATLYGTLRAAAGTGPPRPLADVVLRAPVLGPSKVLAAAMNYGEHVTEMHDVQERTLGGVEAWMMNFDVFLKAPSSIVGPGATITLPPDAVAAGHEVHHESELVVVIGSGGKDIPVEKAMDAVLGFTAGLDITVRSAADRSRRKSYDGFSPLGPWLVTTDEIGDGSDLDIRLTCAGTVRQEVNTRDMLTPVPAIVAYASSVMTLQPGDVLFTGAPPGVGPIAPGERLDMTISRIGSMSVTIA encoded by the coding sequence GTGAAGCTCGCCCTCTTCGACGACAACCGGCTCGGCGTCGTCACGGCCGACGAGACGATCGTCGACGTCACCGACGCCCTGCCCGGCCCGCACGACCCCGACCCGCTCACCGCGGGCTGGTGGCGCGGCCTGTGCCGGGACTTCGCGACCCTGTACGGCACGCTCCGCGCGGCGGCCGGGACCGGCCCGCCGCGCCCGCTCGCCGACGTGGTCCTGCGTGCCCCCGTCCTCGGACCGTCGAAGGTGCTGGCCGCGGCGATGAACTACGGCGAGCACGTCACCGAGATGCACGACGTGCAGGAGCGCACGCTCGGCGGCGTCGAGGCCTGGATGATGAACTTCGACGTCTTCCTCAAGGCGCCGTCCTCGATCGTCGGCCCTGGCGCCACGATCACGCTCCCGCCCGACGCCGTGGCCGCGGGCCACGAGGTGCACCACGAGTCCGAGTTGGTCGTCGTGATCGGCAGCGGTGGCAAGGACATCCCGGTCGAGAAGGCCATGGACGCCGTGCTCGGCTTCACCGCGGGGCTGGACATCACCGTGCGCAGCGCGGCCGACCGCTCCCGCCGCAAGAGCTACGACGGCTTCAGCCCGCTCGGCCCGTGGCTCGTCACCACCGACGAGATCGGCGACGGCTCTGATCTCGACATCCGGCTGACCTGCGCAGGCACTGTCCGGCAGGAAGTGAACACCCGGGACATGCTCACGCCGGTGCCGGCGATCGTGGCCTACGCGTCGTCGGTGATGACGCTGCAGCCCGGCGACGTGCTGTTCACCGGCGCCCCGCCCGGCGTCGGGCCGATCGCCCCCGGCGAGCGTCTCGACATGACGATCAGCCGGATCGGGTCGATGTCGGTGACGATCGCCTGA
- a CDS encoding cupin domain-containing protein: protein MTTRVDTELEELYRDLDAVDLQPLWTITEQLLTPTPRPRAVPWLWSAAAMKPLARRAIQLVPVERGGERRVLSLRNPGLDGLPYAVGTLWGALQCLGPRETAPAHRHSPGAIRFVLEGEGVYTTVNGDACDMHPGDLVLTPSMNWHDHVNGGDGEMFWFDGLDLPMVAALDSIFFEPYPGPGENQPEPAEHNASERAYAGGTRYADGAVTGALSPAHSKLMVYRWADTAARLDRLAAASDEPLVSVEYADPETGASVMPTLACSAQRIRGRSLPVRRTGNAVHVVFSGHGSSVIEGQRFDWGPGDMFAVPSWAAAEHAADEPAELFVLSDAPVLRALGLYREEALPAPQTVTSAFTPRETP from the coding sequence ATGACCACTCGAGTGGACACCGAACTGGAGGAGCTCTACCGCGACCTCGACGCCGTCGACCTCCAGCCGCTGTGGACGATCACCGAGCAGCTGCTCACCCCGACCCCGCGGCCGCGGGCGGTGCCGTGGCTGTGGTCGGCCGCCGCGATGAAGCCACTGGCCCGCCGCGCGATCCAGCTGGTGCCGGTGGAGCGCGGTGGCGAACGTCGCGTGCTCAGCCTCCGCAACCCCGGGCTCGACGGCCTGCCCTACGCCGTCGGCACCCTGTGGGGAGCGCTGCAGTGCCTCGGCCCGCGCGAGACCGCGCCCGCCCACCGCCACTCCCCCGGCGCGATCCGGTTCGTGCTGGAGGGCGAGGGCGTCTACACGACCGTCAACGGCGACGCATGCGACATGCACCCCGGCGACCTCGTGCTCACGCCGTCGATGAACTGGCACGACCACGTCAACGGCGGCGACGGGGAGATGTTCTGGTTCGACGGGCTCGACCTGCCGATGGTCGCCGCGCTCGACAGCATTTTCTTCGAGCCCTACCCCGGGCCGGGCGAGAACCAGCCGGAGCCCGCCGAGCACAACGCCTCCGAACGCGCCTACGCCGGCGGCACCCGTTACGCCGACGGCGCCGTGACCGGCGCGCTCAGCCCGGCCCACTCGAAGCTGATGGTGTACCGGTGGGCCGACACCGCCGCGCGGCTCGACCGGCTGGCCGCGGCATCGGACGAGCCGCTGGTATCGGTCGAGTACGCCGACCCGGAGACCGGCGCGAGCGTCATGCCGACGCTCGCGTGCTCGGCGCAGCGGATCCGGGGACGGAGCCTGCCGGTGCGCCGCACCGGGAACGCCGTGCACGTCGTGTTCAGCGGCCACGGATCGTCTGTCATCGAGGGGCAGCGCTTCGACTGGGGTCCGGGGGACATGTTCGCCGTGCCATCGTGGGCGGCCGCCGAGCACGCGGCCGACGAGCCCGCGGAGCTGTTCGTGCTCTCCGACGCGCCCGTGCTGCGCGCGCTCGGCCTCTACCGGGAAGAGGCGCTCCCGGCGCCGCAGACCGTCACCTCCGCGTTCACCCCGCGGGAGACGCCGTGA
- a CDS encoding potassium-transporting ATPase subunit F: MIVENVIGGLLAAALIVYLVIALVRPELF; this comes from the coding sequence GTGATCGTCGAGAACGTGATCGGCGGGCTGCTCGCGGCCGCGCTGATCGTCTACCTGGTCATCGCACTCGTTCGACCGGAGCTTTTCTGA
- a CDS encoding nuclear transport factor 2 family protein: MPNAQTVFRAVDSMDPAAIVPLLAEDARMRFGNADPFVGHEAIIAGATAFFGAIRKIRHSVRTVWTVGADTIAETDVTYTRHDGKDVTIPVVSIWRVDVDDRIEDYRVFYDVSPVFAPG, translated from the coding sequence ATGCCGAACGCCCAGACCGTCTTCCGCGCCGTCGACTCGATGGACCCGGCCGCAATTGTGCCCCTCCTCGCCGAGGACGCCCGCATGCGGTTTGGCAACGCCGACCCCTTCGTGGGCCACGAGGCCATCATCGCCGGAGCCACCGCCTTCTTCGGCGCGATCCGGAAGATCCGGCACTCCGTCCGCACCGTCTGGACAGTCGGTGCCGACACCATCGCCGAGACCGACGTCACCTACACCCGGCACGACGGCAAGGACGTCACGATCCCCGTGGTCTCGATCTGGCGCGTGGACGTGGACGACCGGATCGAGGACTACCGCGTCTTCTACGACGTCAGCCCGGTCTTCGCGCCGGGGTGA
- a CDS encoding NAD(P)/FAD-dependent oxidoreductase produces MSWHSATAAPVSRDRPIAVVGAGPVGMTAAAALAAADLPVVLVELSPRPQPDWRASTFHAATLELLETIGITGRMHAEGLVVPTYQFRDRRDGLVAEFDFGLLADETRFPYRLQLNQQHLVRMLAERLAGDERVRMRFGTRLTGLTIGRDGVRLAVSGPDGADVIHASYVIGADGPRSTVRSALGVAFDGFTYPERFAITSTPVDLQELVPDLGHVNYIADPREWLFILRTPESWRVVWPVPAGYSADEAIDPERLQRRLQAVAPYAPGYPVIDHQVYGVHQRVAAAFRVGPVLLAGDAAHINSPIGGVGLNSGVHDAMDAARRLARIATEPDVDVEAELATYDRVRRTVAVEYVQADTQRNTDRLRETDDAVRRQHQNEMRAIAADPERARAYIRRVSLLESVRRFGIGTPPVEREEVG; encoded by the coding sequence ATGAGCTGGCACTCCGCGACCGCCGCGCCGGTGAGCCGGGACCGGCCGATCGCGGTGGTCGGCGCCGGCCCCGTCGGCATGACGGCCGCGGCCGCGCTGGCGGCGGCCGACCTGCCCGTCGTCCTCGTCGAGCTCTCGCCGCGCCCCCAGCCGGACTGGCGGGCGAGCACGTTCCACGCGGCCACGCTGGAACTGCTCGAGACCATCGGGATCACCGGCCGGATGCACGCCGAGGGCCTTGTCGTGCCCACGTACCAGTTCCGCGACCGCCGCGACGGGCTGGTCGCGGAGTTCGACTTCGGGCTGCTCGCCGACGAGACCCGCTTCCCGTACCGGCTGCAGCTCAACCAGCAGCACCTCGTCCGCATGCTCGCCGAGCGCCTCGCCGGTGACGAACGGGTGCGGATGCGGTTCGGCACCCGCCTGACCGGTCTCACGATCGGCCGCGACGGCGTCCGCCTCGCGGTGAGCGGCCCGGACGGGGCCGACGTGATCCACGCGTCGTACGTCATCGGCGCCGACGGGCCGCGCAGCACGGTGCGCTCGGCACTCGGCGTGGCGTTCGACGGGTTCACCTACCCGGAGCGGTTCGCGATCACCAGCACACCGGTGGACCTGCAGGAGCTCGTGCCGGACCTCGGCCACGTCAACTACATCGCCGATCCCCGCGAGTGGCTGTTCATCCTCCGCACGCCCGAGTCGTGGCGGGTGGTGTGGCCCGTGCCCGCGGGCTACTCGGCGGACGAGGCGATCGACCCCGAGCGGCTGCAGCGCAGGCTGCAGGCCGTTGCGCCCTACGCGCCGGGCTACCCGGTGATCGACCACCAGGTCTACGGCGTGCACCAGCGGGTCGCCGCGGCGTTCCGGGTGGGCCCGGTGCTGCTCGCAGGGGACGCCGCCCACATCAACTCCCCGATCGGCGGGGTCGGGCTCAACTCCGGCGTCCACGACGCGATGGACGCCGCGCGCCGCCTCGCCCGCATCGCGACGGAACCGGACGTCGACGTCGAGGCCGAGCTGGCGACGTACGACCGGGTCCGGCGCACGGTGGCGGTGGAGTACGTGCAGGCCGACACCCAGCGCAACACCGACCGGCTGCGCGAGACCGACGACGCCGTGCGGCGCCAGCACCAGAATGAGATGCGAGCGATCGCGGCCGACCCCGAGCGGGCCCGCGCATACATCAGGCGCGTGTCGCTGCTGGAGAGCGTGCGGCGCTTCGGGATCGGCACGCCACCCGTCGAGAGGGAGGAAGTCGGATGA
- a CDS encoding cytochrome P450: protein MTTEIPQFPMTRAARCPFDPPPQLRDLQEEGPLVEVGVDGDRTAWLVTRYADQRAVLADARVSADPATPGYPNAVAADGGGSKISFILMDDPEHARLRRMVTASFTTKRVAAMRPAIQKIVDDLIDDMLAGPKPVDLMEAFALPVPSLVICELLGVPYTDHDFFQDNSKVIVKRDATAQERTAATGALFGYLDRLVGEKLAHPGDDVLSGLARRVEAGELTRQDAAQMGILLLIAGHETTANMIALGTLALLQHPDQLALLRESDDPALVANAVEELLRYLNITHNGRRRAVLEDIEVAGRTIKAGEGVIMPNDIGNRDPDAFPDPDRLDLTREARHHVAFGFGVHQCVGQPLARVELQVVYSTLYKRIPTLALATGLDRIQFKHDASVYGVHELPVTW, encoded by the coding sequence ATGACCACCGAGATTCCCCAGTTCCCCATGACCAGGGCGGCGCGCTGCCCGTTCGACCCGCCGCCGCAGCTGCGCGACCTGCAGGAGGAGGGACCGCTGGTCGAGGTCGGCGTCGACGGCGACCGCACGGCGTGGCTCGTCACTCGCTACGCCGACCAGCGGGCCGTGCTCGCCGACGCGCGGGTGAGCGCCGACCCGGCCACCCCCGGCTACCCGAATGCCGTCGCGGCGGACGGCGGCGGCTCGAAGATCAGCTTCATCCTGATGGACGACCCCGAGCACGCCCGGCTGCGGCGGATGGTGACGGCCTCGTTCACCACGAAGCGCGTGGCGGCGATGCGCCCGGCGATCCAGAAGATCGTCGACGACCTGATCGACGACATGCTCGCCGGGCCGAAGCCCGTCGATCTGATGGAGGCGTTCGCCCTGCCGGTGCCATCGCTCGTGATCTGCGAGCTGCTCGGCGTGCCGTACACCGACCACGACTTCTTCCAGGACAACAGCAAGGTCATCGTCAAGCGGGACGCGACGGCGCAGGAGCGCACAGCGGCCACGGGTGCACTGTTCGGCTACCTGGACCGCCTCGTCGGCGAGAAGCTCGCCCATCCCGGCGACGACGTGCTGTCGGGCTTGGCGCGGCGCGTCGAGGCCGGGGAGCTGACCCGGCAGGACGCCGCCCAGATGGGGATCCTGCTGCTCATCGCCGGGCACGAGACCACCGCGAACATGATCGCTCTCGGCACGCTCGCCCTGCTGCAGCATCCCGACCAGCTCGCCCTCCTCCGCGAGTCCGACGACCCTGCGCTCGTCGCCAACGCCGTCGAGGAACTGCTGCGCTACCTGAACATCACCCACAACGGCCGCCGCCGCGCCGTGCTGGAGGACATCGAGGTCGCGGGCCGCACCATCAAGGCGGGCGAGGGCGTGATCATGCCGAACGACATCGGCAACCGCGACCCCGACGCGTTCCCCGACCCCGACCGCCTCGATCTCACCCGCGAGGCCCGCCACCACGTCGCGTTCGGCTTCGGCGTGCACCAGTGCGTCGGCCAGCCGCTCGCCCGGGTGGAGCTGCAGGTCGTCTACAGCACCCTCTACAAGCGGATCCCCACGCTCGCGCTCGCCACCGGCCTGGACCGGATCCAGTTCAAGCACGACGCCTCGGTCTACGGCGTCCACGAGCTCCCGGTCACCTGGTAG
- a CDS encoding helix-turn-helix transcriptional regulator produces the protein MNHRTRERAFDRMTKLVGTGLGSSELIDEATALLAAALPHDSACWHTMDPATLIETGFAARNMPAADESVARFAFLPDDYNSHARLARGKRHSGVLTDATGGRPDRSVRYRELLRPNNVLGELRTALVIDGACWGSLSLFREAPRDFTLDERDFAHQLASLLGRGLRTAGVRARSSGAGAALWPGVLLLDERSQVVSITEPARWWLEELGTGDPAHDPLPFAVLALSERARTDTGTGVNLVGASGRWVSMHAAPATGGQPGHVAVVIQATPPTAIAPLISAAYGFTARERELVELVLQGCSTREIAERLFISPLTVQTHLKSVFAKAGVRSRRELVGRVHGSSGV, from the coding sequence GTGAACCACCGCACCCGCGAGCGGGCGTTCGACCGGATGACGAAACTCGTCGGCACTGGCCTGGGATCGTCGGAGCTCATCGACGAGGCCACCGCCCTGCTCGCCGCGGCCTTGCCCCACGACTCGGCGTGCTGGCACACGATGGACCCGGCCACCCTGATCGAGACCGGGTTCGCGGCCAGGAACATGCCCGCGGCCGACGAGAGCGTGGCCCGGTTCGCGTTCCTGCCCGACGATTACAACTCACACGCCAGGCTGGCGCGCGGGAAGCGGCACAGCGGTGTGCTCACCGACGCGACGGGTGGCCGGCCGGACCGCAGCGTGCGCTACCGGGAGCTGCTGCGTCCCAACAACGTTCTGGGCGAGCTCCGCACCGCGCTCGTGATCGACGGTGCGTGCTGGGGCAGCCTGTCCCTGTTCCGGGAGGCGCCTCGCGACTTCACCCTCGACGAGCGGGACTTCGCACACCAGCTCGCCTCTCTGCTGGGGCGGGGCCTGCGTACCGCAGGCGTCCGCGCCCGGTCGTCCGGCGCCGGGGCTGCACTGTGGCCCGGCGTCCTCCTGCTCGACGAGCGCAGCCAGGTCGTGTCGATCACGGAGCCGGCACGGTGGTGGCTGGAGGAGCTCGGCACCGGCGACCCGGCCCACGACCCGCTCCCGTTCGCCGTCCTCGCACTCTCCGAGCGGGCCCGCACCGACACGGGAACCGGCGTGAACCTCGTCGGAGCGTCCGGTCGATGGGTGTCGATGCACGCCGCCCCCGCCACCGGCGGGCAACCGGGGCACGTCGCCGTCGTCATCCAGGCCACGCCCCCGACGGCGATCGCCCCGCTCATCTCCGCCGCGTACGGCTTCACCGCACGGGAGCGCGAGCTGGTCGAGCTCGTCCTGCAGGGCTGCAGCACCCGCGAGATCGCCGAGCGCCTGTTCATCTCACCGCTCACCGTGCAGACCCATCTCAAGTCGGTGTTCGCCAAGGCCGGGGTGCGCAGCCGACGGGAGCTGGTCGGCCGCGTCCACGGCTCATCCGGCGTGTAG
- a CDS encoding NAD(P)/FAD-dependent oxidoreductase yields MSVPRHVLVVGASAAGLSTAEALRRKGYAGRLTLLDAENYLPYDRPPLSKQVLAGAWDPDRAQLRTPEALVALDAEFVLADPAVGLDVASRTVHTSSGRELSADAVVVATGVSPRRLPGQEGLAGVHVLRTLDDAVALRADLLAASRLVVVGEGVLGAEIAATARTLGLDVTIAGPQPAPMAGQIGPLVGGLLADLHTSHGVHLRLGTGVAGLVGKDGRVIGVRLDRGAVLPADLVVVAIGATPVTGWLTGSGLHLADGLVCDSRCRAADGIYAVGDVARFHHEAHAALVRLENRTNATEQAGLVAANILGADRAYTPVPYVWTDQFDAKLQIHGVLPAGAEVSVVEGNLAGRRFVARYERNGTVTGVLGWNMPKQTRLRRQDVVDALPAPALT; encoded by the coding sequence GTGAGCGTGCCCCGGCACGTGCTCGTGGTCGGAGCCTCCGCGGCCGGGCTGTCGACCGCGGAGGCGCTGCGCCGCAAGGGCTACGCGGGCCGGCTGACCCTGCTGGACGCCGAGAACTACCTGCCCTACGACCGGCCGCCGCTGTCCAAGCAGGTACTGGCCGGGGCCTGGGACCCCGACCGCGCACAGCTGCGCACCCCGGAGGCGCTGGTCGCGCTGGACGCCGAGTTCGTCCTCGCCGACCCCGCCGTCGGCCTCGACGTGGCGTCGCGCACCGTCCACACCTCGTCCGGGCGCGAGCTGTCGGCCGACGCCGTGGTTGTCGCCACCGGGGTGTCCCCGCGCAGGCTTCCCGGTCAGGAGGGGTTGGCCGGGGTGCACGTGCTGCGCACCCTCGACGACGCGGTGGCGCTGCGCGCCGACCTGCTGGCCGCGTCACGGCTGGTCGTGGTCGGCGAGGGTGTGCTCGGCGCCGAGATCGCCGCCACCGCGCGCACGCTCGGCCTCGACGTCACGATCGCCGGGCCGCAGCCGGCGCCCATGGCAGGCCAGATCGGCCCCCTGGTCGGCGGACTGCTGGCCGATCTGCACACCTCACATGGCGTCCACCTGCGACTCGGAACCGGCGTGGCCGGGCTCGTCGGCAAGGACGGGCGGGTCATCGGCGTCCGCCTGGACCGCGGCGCCGTACTGCCGGCCGACCTCGTCGTGGTCGCCATCGGCGCGACCCCGGTCACCGGATGGCTCACCGGCAGCGGCCTGCACCTCGCCGACGGACTGGTGTGCGACTCCCGCTGCCGCGCCGCCGACGGCATCTACGCGGTCGGGGACGTGGCCCGCTTCCACCACGAGGCCCACGCCGCCCTCGTCCGGTTGGAGAACCGCACCAACGCCACCGAGCAGGCCGGCCTCGTCGCCGCCAACATCCTCGGCGCCGACCGTGCCTACACCCCCGTCCCGTACGTCTGGACCGACCAGTTCGACGCCAAGCTCCAGATCCACGGCGTGCTCCCGGCAGGCGCCGAGGTGAGCGTCGTCGAGGGGAACCTCGCCGGCCGCCGCTTCGTCGCCCGCTACGAGCGGAACGGCACCGTCACCGGCGTCCTCGGCTGGAACATGCCCAAGCAGACCCGCCTCCGGCGACAGGACGTCGTCGACGCGCTCCCGGCACCCGCCCTCACCTGA
- a CDS encoding MFS transporter: protein MFTVIDAGEHGLRPLTVLSAVAAVVCVAAFVVRERYAGAPMLPLDLLRRPAFVGPNVAAGAMNLVVNGLLFVTTLFLQGVQHRGPVAAGVALLPMFVPLAFLAPVAGRLAARFGPRPPLIGGALVAALGAAGFALVQPASGYLALLPALAGIGIGAGLFTAPVVTAAMSAVPAERSGLASGINNTARQTGTALGVAMFGAVAGSTANPDSFVHGVHVLAGFGAAVWGGVTFVVASSLRRSSPTSTRSG, encoded by the coding sequence GTGTTCACCGTCATCGACGCGGGCGAGCACGGCCTGCGCCCCCTGACGGTCCTGAGCGCTGTCGCGGCGGTGGTCTGCGTGGCGGCGTTCGTGGTGCGCGAGCGGTACGCGGGCGCCCCCATGCTCCCGCTCGACCTGCTGCGCCGGCCGGCCTTCGTCGGCCCGAACGTCGCGGCGGGCGCGATGAACCTCGTCGTCAACGGGCTGCTGTTCGTCACGACGCTGTTCCTGCAGGGCGTCCAGCACCGGGGGCCGGTCGCCGCGGGCGTCGCTCTGCTGCCGATGTTCGTGCCGCTGGCGTTCCTCGCGCCGGTGGCCGGGCGGCTGGCCGCTCGGTTCGGTCCCCGCCCGCCGCTAATCGGCGGGGCGCTGGTCGCCGCGCTGGGTGCCGCTGGGTTCGCGTTGGTCCAACCTGCGAGCGGCTACCTGGCGCTCCTTCCGGCCCTCGCCGGGATCGGGATCGGCGCGGGACTCTTCACCGCCCCTGTGGTGACGGCCGCGATGTCGGCCGTGCCCGCCGAGCGGTCCGGGCTGGCCAGCGGCATCAACAACACCGCGCGGCAGACCGGCACCGCGCTCGGCGTCGCGATGTTCGGCGCCGTCGCGGGCAGCACCGCGAATCCCGACTCGTTCGTCCACGGTGTGCACGTGCTCGCCGGGTTCGGCGCGGCGGTGTGGGGTGGCGTCACGTTCGTCGTCGCGTCGTCGCTCAGGCGATCGTCACCGACATCGACCCGATCCGGCTGA
- a CDS encoding ferredoxin produces MKVEVDTDKCCGAGTCVLVAPDVFDQGDDDGIVILLDAAPAPELHAAVREAASVCPAAAIMLSGAA; encoded by the coding sequence ATGAAGGTGGAAGTCGACACGGACAAGTGCTGCGGGGCGGGCACCTGCGTGCTGGTCGCGCCCGACGTGTTCGATCAGGGCGATGACGACGGGATCGTGATCCTGCTCGACGCGGCGCCCGCGCCGGAGCTGCACGCGGCGGTCCGGGAGGCCGCGAGCGTGTGCCCGGCGGCCGCGATCATGCTGAGCGGCGCCGCGTGA
- a CDS encoding cupin domain-containing protein — protein sequence MSIREAETAGVRCVRAADGDAFWVVGDTYTVKVPAQITGGAYGLVEASVPPGSGPPPHQHTREDEAFYVLDGQLEFTAGEQTVLAGTGDYVYLPRGNVHRFTNPGVFPARALILVSPGGFEGFFRDVGIPARSGEPSPPFNPADAPRIASISAGFGAEIPM from the coding sequence ATGTCGATCAGAGAAGCTGAGACGGCGGGCGTCAGGTGCGTCCGGGCCGCGGACGGCGACGCCTTCTGGGTGGTGGGCGACACCTACACGGTCAAGGTGCCCGCGCAGATCACCGGCGGGGCGTACGGCCTGGTGGAAGCCTCGGTGCCACCGGGAAGCGGGCCGCCACCGCACCAGCACACCCGTGAGGACGAGGCGTTCTACGTCCTCGACGGGCAGCTCGAGTTCACCGCGGGTGAGCAGACGGTACTGGCCGGCACCGGCGACTACGTCTACCTACCGCGAGGCAACGTGCACCGCTTCACCAACCCCGGCGTGTTCCCCGCGCGTGCGTTGATCCTCGTCTCGCCCGGCGGTTTCGAGGGGTTCTTCCGCGACGTCGGCATTCCCGCCCGCTCTGGCGAGCCTTCCCCACCGTTCAACCCGGCCGACGCACCCCGCATCGCCTCGATCTCGGCCGGCTTCGGCGCCGAGATCCCCATGTGA